The DNA window ATGCCCAGTTAAGGTTTTAATTTCTTTGCCAGTGGAGGTATCCCATAGTTTCACCGTCTGGTCAGCACTTGCAGAAGCCAGCCTTTGACCATCGGGACTGAAGCTGACCCCCCAAACAGCATCTCTATGCCCAGTTAAGGTTTTAATTTCTTTGCCAGTGGAGGTATGCCACAGTTTTACTGTCTTGTCATCACTTGCAGAAGCCAGCATTTGACCATCAGGACTGAAGCTAACCCACTTAACCCTTTCTGTATGTCCAGTTAGGGTTTTAATTTCTGTGCCAGTAGAGGTCTTCCACAGTTTCACCGTCTGGTCATCACTCGCAGAAGCCAGCATTTGACCATCGGGACTGAAGCTGACCCCCCAAACCCAGTCTGTGTGTCCAGTTAGGGTTTTAATTTCTTTGTTGGTGGAGGTATCCCACAGTTTTACTGTCTTGTCAGCACTTGCAGAAGCCAGCATTTGACCATCAGGGCTGAAGCTGACCCACCCAACCCCTTCTGTATGCCCAGTTAGGGTTTTAATTTCTTTGCCAGTGGAGGTCTTCCAAAGTTTCACAGTGTTATCAATACTTGCAGAAGCCAGCATTTGACCATCAGGGCTGAAGCTGACCTCCCAAACCTCGTTTATATGCCCAGTTAGGGTTTTAATTTCTTTGCCGATGGAGGTGGAGGTATTCCACAGTTTCACCGTGTTGTCTTTACTCGCAGAAGCCAGCATTTTACTATCGGGGCTAAAGCTGACCCCCAAAACCCAGTTTGTATGCCCGGTGAGGGTTTTAATTTCTTGATTGGTGGAAACATCCCACAGTTTTACTGTCTTGTCAACACTTGCAGAAGCCAGCATTTTACCATCGGGGCTGAAGCTCACCCCCCACACCTCGTTTGTATGCCCACTCAGGGTTTTAATTTCTTGGCTGGTGGAGGTATCCCACAATTTTACTGTCTTGTCATGACTCGCAGAAGCCAGCATTTTACCATCGGGGCTGAAACTGACCCCCCAAACCTCGTTTGTATGCCCACTCAGGGTTTTAATTTCAATGCCTGTAGAGATATCCCACAGTTTTACCGTTTTGTCAGCACTTGCAGAAGCCAGCATTTCCCCATCGGGGCTGAAGCTGATCCTATGAACCTCCTTTGTATGCCCACTCAGGGTTTTAATTTCAATGCCTATAGAGGTATCCCACAGTTTTACCGTTTTGTCAGCACTTGCAGAAGCCAGTATTTTCCCATCGGGGCTGAAGCTGACCCCCCAAACCCAGTTTGTATGCCCATTCAGGGTTTTAATTTCAATGCCTGTAGAGGTATCCCACAGTTTTACCGTGTGGTCATCACTTGCAGAAGCTAACATTTTACCATCGGGACTGAAGCTGACCCCATTAACCGAGTTTGCGTGTCCCCCCAAAGTGTTGGGTACGGCGACATTGTGAACTGTATTTAATAACGCCAGTTCTACCTGGATGCGGGTATTTGCATCTACGCAGGGTAAACCAAGCATTTTTTCAGCAGCCATTACACTTGATTTGACAGCTTTCCGTCTATCTGAATATAAAAATCCATCAGAAACTTGAGCTAACAAATTAATTTGATTGATTTCCTCATTCCACTTTCTGCGTTCTTGCTCTTCTTGTTCCTGATCGCGCAGTTCTATACTAGCCTGTATAAATTCTCTTGCTAAATCTCCCAAATTAGCGATAGATTGTTCTTTTTCAAGCTCAACAATTCGCGCTAACTTAGCACCACTCCAAAGTTCTGCATTGGCTTCTTTAGAATCTTTTTTACGTAACTCATCCCACTGTTTTGCATCAGCAGATAAGCGATTTCTAAGAATAATTATTTCTTCATTCTCTTGAATCAAATCTTGTAATACTGTCCAAGAGCGAAGCAATGCCTCATGTGCTACTTCAACTGTTCCCTTACCGTCTTCTTGTTTACTAACTAAAAGCCGATTATCAATTAGTTTATTGAGAGTCTTTTTTTGTATATCATCTTTCTCAAAAATAGATTTATCCGCTCTTTTACTAATCGGTTCTTTTACTTCCAAACTAATTAATGTTAGAAAAATTTTCTTTGCTGCTTTCTGTTCTAATTCATCAAGGTATTCTAATTTGTTATTTTTATTGTAAAATATATCATTTGCTTGTTTTTGCAATGCTCCTGCAACACCACCAAAATCTTCATTTTGATAGGTACTAAGCTTCAAACATTTGTTAGCCAGACCATCTAATTCCTTATCTTTTTCCCAAAGTAGATCTAAGGTGTATTGCAACAATGGTAAAGAACCAGCTTGCCCAAAAAAATCCTGAATAATTATGTTTACTAAATTGTCTTCAAAAATAACATGATTTCTAGCAGCAGGTTCAGCGATCGCTAACCGCAATTCATTGCTGGTCATATTTTTAATAATACTAATATGCTTTTCTAAAGCAGTCGCCAATTCAGGATAAGGACTGAGGCTACCCAAAAAGTCAGAACGCATTGTCATCACTAAATAAGCTGACGAATTTTGCTGTTCGATTAGCCGCAATAAACACTTGATGAATAATTTTTGTTTATTTTTAGAAGTGATTGTAAAAAGCTCTTCAAATTGATCAATAAAAATAATTTGTTTTTGGTAATCTTTGTTAACTCTATTAACTAAGTTAATTAAAATATCTTCAGTTAATTTTGATGTTTTATCACTAATAATATCGCGATATTTATTGGCTAGGTTGCTTTTAAGAGATGTAAACGGGTCTTCTGCTGGCTCAAATATTAGATTATGAACTTTATTAGTTCCCCATTTATCCTCAAGATATGGAATTAATCCAGCCAAAACTAAGGACGATTTACCGCTACCAGATATACCCATTAATAGTAGTAACTTATTTTGTTCCAAATATTTACTCAAATCACAAATTTGACCATCTCTGCCAAAAAATTTATCCTTATCTTTCTCCTTAAATTTTGTTAATCCCACATAAGGAGAGCCAGGAATTAGGGGTTGACTTGTAATTTCAACCCCAGATTTTTGCGTAATGATATACTGATTGATAGTTCCGCCACTAATATCCCCTTGAATACCTTTGAAATCACCACCTATTTCGGAGTAATAACTTGCATTCATATTTAGAGTCTGTCCATACTAAAAAATGTTTGGAAAATTAACTAATAGTCTGGTTTATAGTTCCACCACTAACATCCCCTTGAACACCTTTAAAATCACCTGCTATCTTAGTATTGTATTTCCCAGCTTTGAACTCTTCAGGCTTTTCCTGTTTTAGTAACTCCTGTGCTAACTTAATAATTTCTCCATCCTTATCAACTCCTAGATTGATTAACTCTTCTTTAAGCAGTGCTTTAACGGCTTCTGAATCCAGCTTTTTCTCATGCTTGTCTACTATATTGCTATCATCTTCTTTACCCTGTTCAGCAAACTTCTTTTTAATCAACGTTTTCAAAGCCTGATAAGCATCTTTAACTGCTGTTCCTGCTGTATCCTTAGTAGCAGCAAGCGCACCAGCGCCCAAAGCAGCAATAATGAGGGAAATAGCGTCCATTGAAGAAACCTCCTGTGGTTTTTGTGGTTGATCTATATTTATTCTGGTTTTAATAACTGGAATCTCGGCTTGGGAAAGGTCTTCTAGTTTAATCGCCACTAAACCTTCCTGAAAGGCTCTTGGAAATACATCTTGAATTTCCGAAGTTGCGTAACCCAATCCATCATAAAAACCTTGAGCGAATTGGATTGCCGATTTATCTAGAATCTGCTGGTTCATGCCAATAGCATAATTAATATAGTTACTAATTGCCTCAGCCGATTTGACAGAGTGACAAGCATTTAATAGCACACAGCTGACATAATCCGCGTGTAACTCGAACAGCGATGCCAGTCCTTCTGGTGGCACAATTTTGTTTTGTCCCCCCTCATCTTCTAACAGCAAACTTCCATCATCTAAACCATGTCCGCAGAAATGGACAATTTGAGGTTTTTCTTCTGCGATCGCCCTGCGAATATCCTGGGGTCTAACAGCAGTCCTAATATCAACATCAAAGATATCCCGCTTTACGGCACGTCGGATACATTCTTCAACTTCCCTAATTTCCTTATCCAAGCGCAAACCGTGGGGAATCGCTGCCAGGATCAAGATTTTTTGTCGCTGAGTAGCTTGTTCCTTCACTATCTCCCACCCTTGATGAATATATCAAACCTTACCAGATTGGCAAGGGATAAATGCTACTTCAAAGGTAAATTTAATAATTCCTGAAAAGCTTTCTCAGTTTATTTATGATTTATGCGATGATAACAGACTAATGTTAGGTAAGGGACTTCCAAGCAATAAATTAATCAACAAAATAGCTAATACTGAGCAAGAAGCTTGCTTGATCGGAATTGGGACAATCAGAAAAATCAAAAGCGATTGCTAACCAAACAATTCCTGTAGCGGAACAGAAAAACGCGATCGATCTTCCCCACTAGCCGAACGAGCATAAGTCGCTTGATTGCGAATTGCCAGAATCTGCTCCTCATCACGCAGCATCGATGGCGTAAACTGATAACGCTGTCGCCGGAGGTCATCCAACGTTACCTTCAGTTCATCCGGTTGTTGACCTCGTACCTGATGGCGATAGTAAATTTCTTCAGCACATTTTCTCACTGCATTACCAATTTCGGCTGGCGTACAAAGCCTATAATCCCTCAACAAAATTCGCCATTCATCATCCGTCCAAGGCGAAATAGAAGCATGACGAAACTCTGGAAAATATTTTTCCAAATGTAGATTAAAAATTTCGTACATCGCTCCTTCATGAGGCAAATCGACAAAGAAAATATCATCAAATCGACGGATTAATTCTGGCGGTAACATCCCCAAACGATTAACAGTCGCCACAATATAAATTGGATATTCGTGCTCCTGCATCCAAGTTAGTAGCTTCGCCGACAAGCGCCGAGAAACACCACCATCCGCATTAGAATCCCACCCCGCAAACCCTTTATCAAAATCATCCCAATAGAGAATAGTAGGACTTAAAGCCTGAGTCAGTTCCAGCAGTTCGCGCAAAGCAAAATCTGGTTTAGAAGCACCAACAATCGAACCCCAATCAGCCGCTAACAGTGGCACTCCCATCTTCTTAGCCGCTAGTTTAGCACTCAAACTTTTACCAGTACCCGGTGGCCCCCAAAGAATCATTCCCTTGGGAAACTTCAAACCGTATTTTTGGGCTTCTGGACGCAGCAGGGAAGCGACCTGGGAAAGCGACTCATCCAAAAGGTCTAGACCACCTGCATTCGGAACATCCGGTTCGGCAATAAACTCCAAACCTCGCCCCCGCAGCTTGTTAACCTTATGGTCGAGTACCAAATCTGCAAATCTCTCTACCGTAGAAGCAAAAGCTAGCGACCGTTCCAACACCAACTCGATTTCACCTTCAGGTAGTCCCTGACAAGCTCGAACAAGTGCTGAATTATCACAAATCTGGTTTTGAGTACAAAAAGATGTTACTATCCTTTGCACAGTTTCGCGATCGGGCATTGGGGTAGTCAGCACCGGAATCAAAGGCTGCAAGTTCATTGGTAACTGAATGTAGTTTTCCAGCATTACCCAGAAGTGACAAGTGCCAGACCAAGATAAATGATAATAAGCATTCGTTAGTTGAAATGCACGGGTATAATTGTGTTCGTCAAACTCTAATAATCCCTCAAGAAGATAAATGCCTTCTCTCCCTTTTTCCAATAAAAATTGAGGTACATCCGAATTTAGCTGCAAGTTAGTATTTTGTAAAATGCACTTACCATCCTTACTAACAACTTCCTGCAAAGAGCTATAACCAGAGTTCCAAAATAGAACAGGTAATTGCAGTTCTTGTCCCCATTGATAAAACTGTGTCAATACCCTAGTTCGGTCAGTGGTGTAATACTCTAACCCGACAATCTTGATGCCTTTTTTTGCCAACCCCAGCCAATCGTTAATAGTACGCATAACACTTCAATAAATACTCACAACTTACTATTTCGATTAACCCAGCTTTTGTTATGATTGCCATCAACCATCTGTCTAACAAAAACAAAAACCATTCTAATTCGTCAGGATGAATTGACTGATTTAATTAATCAATTCGTTTACGCATTTTGGCTGATTACCAAAGCAATATAGCTGTAATCTTTGAATTAATTGAATCGAATAATTAGTGAAATTTGATAGCGCCTAGCGGCGCAAATAGCCGTGAAGTAGTGTAATTAAAATCAAATTTCATGGCTACAACTACTAGAAACGGCTCGCGTTCATCAAACGTAACGAGTAACTCAAATGGCAAAAGCAATGGTGCTAGTGGTGCTACTGCTAACTCCAAAAGTCGAGCGACAGCTTCTCAATCTAACGGCAGCAGTCGCCCAACAGCTACTATTGAAGAGCAGGCAGATGCACTTTTAGCTCGCGTCCGAACTACTATCCTGAAAAAGTTTGGAGTCAAAATTCAACTTCGAGAAAAACGACTGCAAACTAAAATAGGTCATGCCACCAAAGAAAAACTCGGATTGGATATTGCCGCGCAGTTGAAAAAAAACGGCAAAACAATGAATTGGCAACGTTGGAATAACGAAGTGTTTCCTGCCTTATTTGGACAGCCGGATGCACTACGTCACGATATCCAAGTCATTGCTCTTGTTATGGCAAAACTGTACGACGTTTTCGAGCTTGACCCTCAAGAAGCGATAAAAGGTTTAGTCAAATTTAATCAAGAATCGCTCGCGAAACGCAATAGCTATAACAAGCAAGATGATGAAGATGATTTTGATGATTTAGACTCCGATGAAGATGAGGAAGAAGACGACTCCGAAGAAGACTTGGACGAAGACAGTGAAGAAGATTCGGACAGTGAAGAAGATGATGATTCCGATACTGAGGACGAAATGGATGCTGATGAAGAAGAGGACGAAGAAGACTTAGATTAATCTGCTGCACTCACGATATGTTCCTCATAGTATAATCATAAATTGCTCTGCTATTTATTAGCAGAGTAATTTTTTTAAGCTGTTTAAAAGCAATGTTGAACTGAATTGAATTGAAGTTGAAAAAGCAGCGATCGCTGCTGTGGATATGAACTAATCTGAATTAAGGAACAGTAAAATGGCTACAACTGATAAAGCTCGTAAAACCAATACAGCTAATACCAACAAAACTCAAAAAGCTCACGTTAAAGCACTCGATAAGTGCATCAATTACAGTGAAAAATTGCGTTTAATGGTGTTAGAGGTTTTAAGGGAAGAATCGGGACGAGAACTAAATAATGAAGCTCGTTTTAACGGCACTGAATTTGATTGGGAAACACATAACATTCAGTTTCGTGCAGATTACAGCGACACATCACTCAAAGAATTGATGCGTGCTGCTCGCATATTGTACGGATTGAACGATATGGATGCAATTCGCGCTCGTCGTGCCAAGCATCGAGGTATCCGCAACGAACGGATTGCTCGCAGTGAAATTGGAGCAATTTCAAACTCACAATATGTGGATGAAGATGCTGATGTTGATGATGAAATTGACGATTTGGAATAAGTCGTAATAGCAGCTAAAATTCAAATTTTGCTAATTAATCAATAATTCCCCGCTACCGTTATTTTAGTAGTGGGGAAGTTTTTTATAGCAATCTGATTGAGCATGTTGGGTGCGTATGAACTCATTTGGCAACAGACGAAATTAGTTCCTACAAAAGCGATTTGGTTTATTTCTACACTTTGTCTTTATGCGATCGAGGGATGGCACGAACAAGATCAAATGCGGCGAAACATTAACCACTTGGAATACTAGGAACTTATGACAAAGTTTAATCCGATCGATCCTACTCCAGAGCCTACAGAAGAAATGGTTGCGTTTTACGAACGTCGGACTCGCGAACATATCGATCGAGTTTGTCGTTGTCTCACCGCCCTGACAGAACTTCCTGGCTATCCGCTGGACATTCTCAGTCGAGGTGAGATTCATGATGCCTCGAAGTTTGTTCCACCTGAGCGAATGCCCTATATCTGGTTAACCGAGTTTCACCGTCGCCGTCTCAATGGTGAAACATTTGCTTATCCCAATGGGATCGAGGAGCAAGTCAATACTGCAATTCAACATCATTTCGCAACCAATCGCCACC is part of the Phormidium ambiguum IAM M-71 genome and encodes:
- a CDS encoding aminoacyl-histidine dipeptidase → MATTDKARKTNTANTNKTQKAHVKALDKCINYSEKLRLMVLEVLREESGRELNNEARFNGTEFDWETHNIQFRADYSDTSLKELMRAARILYGLNDMDAIRARRAKHRGIRNERIARSEIGAISNSQYVDEDADVDDEIDDLE
- a CDS encoding DUF5662 family protein, producing the protein MTKFNPIDPTPEPTEEMVAFYERRTREHIDRVCRCLTALTELPGYPLDILSRGEIHDASKFVPPERMPYIWLTEFHRRRLNGETFAYPNGIEEQVNTAIQHHFATNRHHPEFHASPDEMSDVDVIEMVCDWTAIAQELRGERCSPRKWADENIGAEKRFNFCEAKKRFIYQVIDDVERQLGLSTNC
- a CDS encoding AAA family ATPase; translated protein: MRTINDWLGLAKKGIKIVGLEYYTTDRTRVLTQFYQWGQELQLPVLFWNSGYSSLQEVVSKDGKCILQNTNLQLNSDVPQFLLEKGREGIYLLEGLLEFDEHNYTRAFQLTNAYYHLSWSGTCHFWVMLENYIQLPMNLQPLIPVLTTPMPDRETVQRIVTSFCTQNQICDNSALVRACQGLPEGEIELVLERSLAFASTVERFADLVLDHKVNKLRGRGLEFIAEPDVPNAGGLDLLDESLSQVASLLRPEAQKYGLKFPKGMILWGPPGTGKSLSAKLAAKKMGVPLLAADWGSIVGASKPDFALRELLELTQALSPTILYWDDFDKGFAGWDSNADGGVSRRLSAKLLTWMQEHEYPIYIVATVNRLGMLPPELIRRFDDIFFVDLPHEGAMYEIFNLHLEKYFPEFRHASISPWTDDEWRILLRDYRLCTPAEIGNAVRKCAEEIYYRHQVRGQQPDELKVTLDDLRRQRYQFTPSMLRDEEQILAIRNQATYARSASGEDRSRFSVPLQELFG